The Thunnus thynnus chromosome 13, fThuThy2.1, whole genome shotgun sequence genome segment TGGGGCTGCAGAAAAGGGTACCAGCCACAAATACAGCATGTGTTCAAGTTCTACATATAAAGTCATGTGTCAATAATGCAGCaatcatgttgttgtttatgtattCCATGATCAGATATTATCCATGTAGGACATTATGTGCAAGCCTAGATAATGTGTATTACAAGTTTTTTCAGTGTAACAGGTAAGGCATTTCTCAAATGTAATTACATAAGGTAAACCAATAAAGCACGAGGGAGTGCAATAAAAAATACTTCACAAGGTGCAATCCTGTTTGTACTGATAATTCTGTCTGTGTAATAATGTCAGTTACCctttattacattacatacagtaaaaataatCCCTCATGAACTTGGaattatgttaaaaataaaatgctcaCACCCAGGCTTTTCTTATAAATATCAGCAAGTATGGAGCCGTTCGCTGAAACCTTTTAGGCTCAGGTCAGAGGCTGTCAAGATGTCCTGCTCTGACAGTGGGCTTGTTTTTCTCAACAGGAACCATGTTACTCCCCACTCTGGCGTACTGGGGGTCAAATAGTCTGCTGCTATTGGTGGATACTACTGGTAAACCCTCCTTCATCACTCGCTACCGTATCCAAGTGGACAAGAATAACCCGGTAGGCTCCAGTCTCACACTGTTAATGTTGTTATCAGTCGTTTTGTCTATATCTtgctttgatttttgtttcctGCATTGAATCTGTTTGAGTATTTGCTCCAGTTTCACCTCATGAGGATTTTAAGCTTCAGTTattgttcttctttttaaatttatctacaagtATTTATATGCAAGTGATTTTTAGCAACCTGCTGCCATTCCATTACTTACACCACTACTCATACTACTAACACTGGTGCCTGTACTGCtattactactaataataatccTATATTTGACACCACTGAGACACCAACACTGCTTCCACCTCTACATTACCTTATGACCCGGTTTAACCTGTGATAGCTGCTGTAATCTGCAGCCAGGGCTGAGTAATCAGAATCAAAATAATTTTATGACATCTCCGGTAGTGAAGGCTGATAAATGCATCTAAACTTCATGTCCTCAACATTATATTGGCTTGATAGAGTTTACCTGCTTTGATAATGAgcctgaatgaatggatgaatgtatgaatagaataaatgaataattacaTAAATGAATCACTACTGTGacaacaaaataatgcaaatattAGCTTTATTGTTGTTAGAGTTTTGGTTGCcttaagacattttttattaataaagcTTGTTTTTTAATGGTCACTTAATTGAAAAAAAGCTGTAAGGCATTATCGTAAAATACATTACACAATGACATCACTAACATCACAGTAATTATCGGGGCCAAAGTGACAAGAtaataaatcaacaaatcaataaaataattgttaaaaataaatgaatacatttaattttgataaatggataataaatacataatattttctgtatttattaattattaataaatacaataaatgaatattatttatgcctgtatttatatatttctatttgtgtatatatttatcaatttattttcacatttctttatgaacttagatatgtattttcttatttatttctgtgtttatttattaatatatttattcacttatttatGTTTCCCATGACAATAACACAGGAGACATAAtgtgacagatttttttaaaatatatattaaaacgACTTTTCAATTAGTCACATAAATCTAAAGATTATGAGTTGACCAAAACTTTTTTCTGTCAAGGTCGGGCCAAATTTTTtgtagtatgtatgtgtgaatgaaCACAtctgtacatgaacacacacgcacgcctGGACCGTTATGATATTTATATGTTCTGTTGTACCACAACTCACCTCTCGGAGGACAATAAAGGTTTCTAAGTGCATCGCCCTCAGTGTTGCTGATCTGACGTGTCCACACATCGATCTGACCAAAGTCTTCTCGCTGTGTTTGATTAACAGATATTGTCGGATGCTGCAcagataaagacagacagataaaggCTGATAACCAAGGCTGGATCTCAAACCAGTCAATGGTCAAACCATAGAACTTTTATATAtaactttatatatattataataataatctgataTCAGTCATAAAATTTAAATCACCTAAAATAATCTAATCTTGACAATATTCGGAGTTATCAAGTGTTTCATGTTGGATTTCCATAGTCTGTCCCTCTGAGAAGAGACACTGAAGCTCTGTGACTGAGAATGACTGTCTGAGCCTACCAGTCATAAACAAAGTCACGGTGGGCTGACAACACACAATGAGTTAGTATAAAACCAACCAGACAGAAAGTGTATCCAACGTGTTGATGGCTTTTTCAAGTCTAGTCATGTCAGAAAAGAAGACCTAAATGTTTGAACACACTCTTGGTCGTCTTTTACTAATTCAACTGAAGGTTTTACACTGATTAATATAATTTTCACGTATTTTAGAGGCAGCCATtggtttctgtcaatttcagtatgagcaaattaaaaaaaaaagagacctgAAACTTGCTGGTAACTCCTCACAATAAGCAGTACAACATGTATTTGTCATGTTAGTGTCAAAGTTAGTGTTGTGTTGATGCAGCTGAGAGCAGAGTAGTACATTCATCATACAGACTGGAGATaggacacacactcatactgtaCGTCTACAAGCCATTTTCTCATGTCACATGTTTGTGCGAACACATGTATGTGTACACAGATGAACTTTTGCACAGTTACAACATAATATGGTTTTGTAATTACATGTGTTTACCAGATTAGATACACAACAACTGAATACACGCttttcactgaagacattttgtcacagtaggaaaaatacaggtgtaaataataaaatcaatgatggcttgaatttcatttagctgcttcaatttcagtgtcatggTAATTTACATGCCGGCTCACTGTCACACCGTCATGGTTTACTGAGACACttaaatagaacagagccattgttaatgttatatttaataacacctgtgcttttactGCTATGACAGGTCAAattgtctgctgtgaaaaaggatttttttctgAGGTTGACACACGTATACATACACAAgagtactgtactgtaactgtGTAAAAGTTCATCTGTGTATCAGACACATACATGTCCTCACACACAATAGTCATGATACGTCCATGTGTTTATTGCCAGGGTCCAAAGTTTAGTGGGTAAAAAGTCAAGTCGACttatatttacacacaaaccGGAGCTGTTTTTATCTGATAAAAGAAGCGTCCATCTACTTATTTGCATTTTAGTGAAGATGATCAGTTAGAAACTTGTTCAGATCTAGTATTGATGTAAAcatactactactacaccaACTCCCTGTTgtctcatttctttaaaaaaagatccaAGTAGCAAGATCGCTCCTATTTCTATCGAGTTTGAATGCATGTCCCCAAATGAGTgtcatgtaaaataaatattgccacaaaaatacagtttgcATAATTTTTGATATTATATCCAGTTTTGACATCTTCTCATCCCTCTGCTGTTCAAACCTCCCTCCATCCAGGTGGATCCCGTTAAGCTGCGCAAGGCAGTGAAGACTGTCTTCTTCAACTGGATATGCATCTCTGGGCCCATGGTAGTGGCGGCTTACCACTTGACGACCTGGAGAGCGAACCCATGTGGCCCTGAGCTGCCCACCTTCCACTGGGCCCTGACGGAGCTGGCTGTCTTCTCCATCCTGGAGGAACTTCTGTTTTACTATTCTCACAGGTAGGGACAGGATCAAAAGACAGAACTGAGGTTTATGCACAATATCAGGAccttgaaactgaagcagctaaatgaaattcaacaaccattcattttattatttacacctctGCTTCTCCTACTTTGACATGAGGTCTATTATGGAATAAATCAAGATCCATTAGGTAGCAGAACAGTCAATCAACTCAAGCAATCAGACAGCAGACAGGTCCAGATGTTAATCGACTAATAAGAGGTGTATCTGAGACACTCAGTGAGTATTTTGTGTACTGCTGAGCTACAGTTGATGGACCGTGTTGATCGTAGGAGGCCAAAAATAATGTGCACTTACAAAACTGGCATAAAAGCTTCTATGTGTCAAATATTTTAATAGCAatttttagccacattagcagTATGGCTTTAAGGATGTCAATGTTGatctgtcagtccaccactttggtccagatggAAATATCTCCATTATCGGATGGATTAGCATGAAATCTGGTACAGATATTTGtgtttcccagaggatgaatcctactgaatTTAGGGAACCCCTGACTTCTCCTCCAGCACCACGATGAGGTtgacattgttggttttgagcAACAcgtcttgacaactattggatggattgtcatgaaatttgattagcaaatgttagcatgctgacttGCTAATCTAGGATGGTGCCATGGTAAACATCATGCCtcctaaacatcagcatgttaatgttgtcattgtgaacagtgtgttttttattaatagCTCAAAGTCAGAAAATTTCAAATCTTTCTCATCAGGGCGTTAGATAATGTGCACTTGATTGATGGACATCAGAGCCTAAAAATCTATCAGTGGATAACTGGATgttgtctgtttgtattttgatCCTCATCTCCTTTTCTGTCAGACTGTTCCACCATCCCAGCCTCTACAAGCATTTCCACAAACAGCACCATGAGTGGACTGCTCCCATCGGAATCATCGCCATCTACGCTCATCCTCTGGAGCATATGGTGAATGAACCCTCcttcctttcatttcattttaattgtcaGACTTGTTTTGCTGTGCAAGAAAAACATCGGTCTTTAAACTAATACGTACTTTAAGGTGAGGATATATTAAATGATTTAAAGGATAGTGGAGGATTGTGGAGAGTCTGCAGTAGTTTGTAAATAGAGAATAATTAGTTTCAGGACCTAAGTCTCTTCTCTCCTAATTGGGCCTCAGACCAGCTGGAGCTGtcatcaataaatcaaacatgATTCATTTTTACATCTGGAATCATCCTGCATAAGCTGGTTGAAAAGCTGAACCTGCTTGGCTTCAAAACCCCCCTCTATAATTGGACTCTGGACGTTCCGACTGATAGACTACAGGTTGTGAAGGTTCACAACAACAGCTGGCATCATCAGACCGAGCACCGGCTCCCCTCGGGGCTGCGTGCTTAGTTCCTTACTGTTCACTCTGATGACCTGCGACTGCTGTGCCAGCTCAATTACCTTAATTAAGTTTGCTGATAACACAACTTTGGTGGGTCTTATCAGTCAGAATGGCGTGTCTGCGTACAGAGCTGAGGTGGAACAGCTGGTGTGGCTTGAATAACCTAGCAGGGTGTTGCCAAAACCAAAGAAATAGTGGCGATCCGGTGACGTCCCTCCCCCTCTACACATCAACAACTCCACCAACCCTTGGCTGGGACCAAATTTCTCAGTGTAAACCTCATTGAGGATCTCACGTGGGGCTGCCTTGTCACATCCATGGCCAAGAAGGCACAACAGTGCCTCTACTTCCTGTGACACCTGAAGCGAGCAGGCCTCCCCCACCCCATCCTCACCACCTTCTACCGAAGCACTACTGAGAGCGTGTTTACAAGCTGCATCTCCACATGGTTCGAGTCACGCACCTCTGTGGACCGCAGGACAGTGGAAAGGGTCTTAAAAACTGCTGAGTGCATCATTTGAGCCCCTCTCCCTGCCATCCAGGACAGTGCCAGAAGTATTATACTGGACAGTTCATACCCCTCCCCTATAAGAAGAGGTTGCGCAGCCTGAAAGCCAGAACCTCTCGCATGAGAAACAGCTGTTTCCCACAGGCTGTGAGACTCCTCAACACCCTGCTACCCCCCAGCACCCAACAGACACTTTGAGAGACTCTCTGCCCCACACACAACTACCCGATGCGCCCTAATGCCCccctacacacactcacacacacacacacaatacaactCCACTACCTCAACAAAGTTGTATAGTCAATTACTGGATCACCTGACCCTCTTGCAGAACTGCACTCTGTCTATTCTGCACTTCTGTATTGTAGAACATTAAccagctttatttatatttatcaacCTTGCACACTAGATTCATTACATTCTCTATTTATTatcctttttctattttttttaaaccttaatTTTTAATTCTTCTAAAGTTTTAATGTGCATTTATGCTACTTTTTCACCAAGCTCGGAAAACACAATTTCATTTCTTCATAGGCAGCATTTGATACTGAAAATGCAATAAAGTTTCCTTGAATCCTTGAATCTGGACAAACCTGATCCCAAAAGCAAATGTAGAAATCTGAACTCATTGTGCTCGTCTACGACTTGAATCAGTTACTGGAAGTGTTTTTCACCATTGGTTAGGATTTTAAAGTCTTCCTGTGTGTTCCTAGTTTCACTCTCCATAAATTTGTTGGATTTTAAAATCTTCCTTGGACATTAAAACCTGAATGTTCTTCTTTGCTGTTAGCTCTCCAACACACTGCCAGTAATTATCGGGCCCGTGATCCTGGGCTCCCACATAACCACCACCTCCTTGTGGTACTGCTTGGCTCTGGTCAGCACCACCATCTCCCACTGCGGATACCACCTCCCATTCCTGCCCTCACCCGAGTTCCACGACTACCACCACCTCAAGTGAGTCCACCTCATCTTTTGAACTTAgtctattttatttaaaaggaaaTCCAATCATTTATTAGTGTTGAATATTAAAAAACTGAGTGAAAAGGCTGAtgaaatttatttatttttgttattgtcaacaattgCCATAAAACAACCGAAACCAAGAGTGTGTTCGTCTGTCCCTCCATACGATCTGCATTTCCTAAACcctaaataaatatatactttcatttttttttaaaaaaaggctaaatCATTCTCCAAAACaactgggcactgtagtttttagcaaacgtcactcaacaggagtaaatagtgtatttgttgggaactattttcagcagtggattaatacacatttgatgctctagtgagtatttacagcagcaggatggtggcGGGATACACAGACAGTATTTATTAAGATCAATTCCttattggttttgtttttttttatgggatttgttgacactaAAAAAAAGTGGAATATTACCAGACCACCTTTTCCTGTAAGGTTATAAAACAGGGATCCCATGTGACAGTTTCTTCATTTCAGTCTTGTTTGTAGATAATCTTTCCCCTTCACAGTTGTGCTCACATGTCCTTCCTGGTTCCAGGTTCAACCAGTGCTTCGGGGTCTTGGGAGTGCTGGACAGACTCCACAGTACCGACACCAAATTCAGGCAGACCAAGCAGTATGAACGCCACGTCCTGCTCACCAACCTCACCCCGCTGACCGAGAGCATCCCCGACACACCCAAGAAGGGCCAGTGATGCCCTGCGACCCCTGACCTTTAACTTGAGGCCCAGGCCTCGCCGAGTTTGGGATCATCACTGTGATATGTGTAGACAAAATGCCCAATCAATCTTcaatgattgttgttttaatccAGAAAACCTGTTGGCCAGTTTCAGATACTggtaactttttattttttccaagcagaaatgtttctgtttgactTTATCAGACATGCAGGTTTCATGCAGTTTTATAATTTTGGCGTCTATGTTCACTGTCGATGTGAAGTCGCCTGAAATTGtggttatttttaattttcatctcATGTGACCTTGTCAAACTGTTATTATAGCTCATAATTTGTGGGAACAAGTAACATATGAAAGTGTAAATGTGGCCACAGTGTCAGTTTTACCTGCAGTTTAGAGAAGTGGAGAAGTTTTCCTTTGGTGCataatttgattttattcaaaATCAAAGGATAATtaagtcttaaaacaagtcaCAAATACTCACACTTTAGCAAAGTATGATAGACTCGACAGTAGAGCTGTCAATTAGCTGTCGATTAACGAttagtcaacagaaaattaaccagcagctattttgataatcaatcatttgtatttttttaagcaaaaacgcTAAAAATGTGCTGGATGCAGGttctccaatgtgaggatttgatgcttttactgtcatacatgatagtaaactgaatatctgtaaatataatataaacaaaatgattactCCGATAGTGAAAATAATAGTCAGCTCTACTAGACTGCACTCTGCCATAACCTCCGACGTTAACTTcagttaatgttgtttttctcacatttcCAAACATGAGCAGCTGTGTCTTCGGGGGTTGTTTGCTGAGCTGATTCATTTTCACTTGTATTCAAACACATGACAGTTCTTATTCTGTCCGTCTCCACCTGATTAAACTAAAACGTAGGAGGAAACACCCAGATTGCACTAACTTGTTTAACACGATTGTTAGGACAACAGCCACTAAACAACACTGTTCTTTCTTTACATGAATCTTAAGCGTAAATGCTGTATTGTAAACACATGAATAATGTAGTTATGTATTaattattagacacaaattttGTATTATATGTAGAGTTTAGTAATAGCACTTCCAGTTCACCAGTTCAGATCCTTCTGCTGCGTTCACTTGCTGCTCAGACAGAAGAGAATCTGTCTTCGACACCAAAAGACAGAACAAACATTTGCACTTTTCTTTCCGTGGCACCTACCCgttgaatgtgtgtatgtattacAGAAGGCCTCAGTAATGATTGTATAAGAAATGagtgttgaaaaaaaatgtttaattaaaaaaaacagcttctaCTTTGATACAATGTTCAAGTTTTAGCTGGActgtttaatattaaaatattttgaaaagatattcatattcatgttatttttttctctattttgcTGTGGTGTCAGGACACAAAAtaacatctcacacacacacacaagaaataaTCACTCGACAGGCAGtgtttgaggtttttttgtccgttttgtgttttttttctttattaaaggAAAAGCATAATTACTACAAATTACAAATGACACTAAGCGAATCACATCAGCCTACAAAGCAGatattatgaatattaaatgTTATAATACAAGATCTCATTcaagtattttacatttttccattttatatatttttttgttccttttttccatgttttcatctttttttcctcatgacAAGCCTAAGATATTGTAATGTAATGAACTATTTTAATGGTTCATATACAgttatttcatattcatatggCTTTATGgaattttgtcctttttttttcagtctccagaCATCATAACCAGCCATATTCCTCTCAGCAACGTCACAAACCCCAGTCgggctctttctttctttcctctttttctgctCCTCCCTCCCGTCCCACGTCCATCGTTCATCTCTTCAGTGTCCGGCCGTCTGGCCAAGTCCATGTAAAACTGACGAGCAGCAGTCAGCGCCCTCTAGAGTTTGTTTGGACAGCTAGCAGCAGTTCTATGCTGATAGAGAAAGGCTGAAAACTCCCACACCACCTGAAACACCCCTCTCCCCCCCCACAAATGTCCAGTGACAGGTGATGGCAGGTGATCACATTAGAGGGAGGGATCATGTGACTGTCCCGGGAAGAAGGCCCTCCCCTAATTGCAGTCCGCCATGTCTGCAGCCACACACCAGCTCACACATCAAAGGATTAGCTGGTTTTGGgaaatgtgtttccttttctgaATATTTCGTAGCTctaattttttttgtctttaaacctCCAGTAAACACTTTGACGCATCAACTGTAAGCCTCTAAAAACTGATCCAAATCTCCCTGAAGATAAACCAACAAGACAttaaaggggggaaaaaataaagcagtacagtttgcattttcatgtttccaaCAAATCTGGATTTAGAggaagaaactgaaaaaaaaaacaaacaatgacagGACAAAGTGACAACAATCTTCTCCACTCTGCTGGAACATCAACCAACCGGCCAAATGATCATTACAGAAAAGGACTGAGACTTAATAATAgaatacaaaaaacaagaacaggCACAGGTGTTCAGTCTGATTTGAAAATTTCAGGCATTTTCCAAACTCAACTCTTTCCAGATGCATTTTCACGCGTATGACTCTGACGTTTGACTAAGCTAAAGGTTTGTAACAAAAATTGCAGCATGTCAGCGAAAAACAGGTAATTTCACTGAGCATCTGCATATCAATATATGTATTAAGactctagattttttttttttatgaacttCTTGTGCAATTCAAACCtcaaaatcaaatcattttaatgtttctaaACTTTGCAGATATACTGTTTGCAAAAAAACCTGGAGGCTGCAGATTCATTAATTAGTTTCTTGTTGGAGACGCTGCTTTCATCTATCTTGCCAAACAtctttactaaaaaaaaaaagagcaaaattaACTGATTTCAACATGAAATACTATAAGATTACAGATTTTGTCTTCGTACTGAATACCTGTTGACGCCCTGATGTCAACTTTCCCTTTTGTGGTGTGAACTATGTTCCCATTTCTGAAATCCACAGATGTTTTAAACAGCCTGACACAAACCCCGCCTCCATCATAACAACAACGCTAGAAACACTGcaaattgaaattaaaaagcataatatgataattatgagaccattaaaaaaaaaaaaaaaaaaaaaaaaaaaacgttaaaGAGTACGTACACGTGTAAGGCAAATATATAATCTGTTCTATAAACAATAACACAAGTAGCAGGGAGCTGTGATCACTTCTCTTCATCTGTcaaattcacatttacattagtggaggagaaaaaaaaaaaagattactcTTCTATTTGATATCATAGATTCGGATAAAGATTTAATTATCCACACCAGATTATTAGAGTTCAGTTGACTGTAGGAAGAGTGACGACTGAACAGTGTGAACAAACAATCCAGTCTCGAATTTATTTGTCCACAGCGAGGCAAGACAtcgagctgtgtgtgtgtgtgtgtgtttcgtaTTCA includes the following:
- the faxdc2 gene encoding fatty acid hydroxylase domain-containing protein 2 — protein: MTAKTEPSDTSGAAAAGSSNSRQGPGGLWDSVKKAVFVIGSGILLLAAFGNSLTWHFQKFWGASGDFWQNLWTKLYLMFEGHDAALFYMGTMLLPTLAYWGSNSLLLLVDTTGKPSFITRYRIQVDKNNPVDPVKLRKAVKTVFFNWICISGPMVVAAYHLTTWRANPCGPELPTFHWALTELAVFSILEELLFYYSHRLFHHPSLYKHFHKQHHEWTAPIGIIAIYAHPLEHMLSNTLPVIIGPVILGSHITTTSLWYCLALVSTTISHCGYHLPFLPSPEFHDYHHLKFNQCFGVLGVLDRLHSTDTKFRQTKQYERHVLLTNLTPLTESIPDTPKKGQ